In Edaphobacter paludis, a single window of DNA contains:
- a CDS encoding glycosyltransferase WbuB has product MRILIYGLNYSPELTGIGKYTGEMASWLAGRGHDVHVVTAPPYYPAWSIREDYRGKLYRTEKVPGEPVVYRTPLYVPAQPTGLKRMVHLFSFMLGSLPVMLRQTFWEPEVVFTVEPTFFGAPLALLVAQTAGAASWLHVQDFEIDAAFDLGLLPAKGLIHDFALGLEGFFTRAFTRVSSISQKMVERAFTKGVPVDRTVLFPNWVDVDAIHPQPHDAPNSFRRELGLEDKIIVLYSGNMGAKQGLELLAPLAETFENTPCVHFLFCGDGAFRPQLETLVAHRPNVTLLPLQPFSRLNDLLNAADIHLLPQRAGAADLVMPSKLTGMLSSGRPVIATADAGTQVAHVVEGSGLVVPAEDAPALHAAVQRLIDDEPLRQQLGAAARRYAVEHLGKEQVLLQFESNLQSLVPKA; this is encoded by the coding sequence TTGCGAATTTTGATTTACGGCCTCAACTATTCTCCCGAGCTTACCGGCATCGGAAAGTACACCGGAGAGATGGCTTCGTGGTTGGCGGGACGTGGCCATGACGTCCACGTCGTCACCGCACCACCGTACTATCCTGCGTGGAGCATTCGCGAAGACTACCGGGGCAAGCTCTACCGCACGGAAAAGGTTCCCGGCGAACCCGTCGTCTATCGCACCCCGCTGTACGTCCCGGCCCAGCCTACCGGTCTCAAACGCATGGTGCACCTTTTTTCCTTCATGCTTGGCAGCCTGCCGGTCATGCTCCGTCAGACCTTTTGGGAGCCTGAGGTTGTCTTCACGGTTGAGCCAACTTTTTTCGGAGCTCCCCTCGCGCTTCTGGTCGCTCAGACTGCGGGAGCGGCCTCGTGGCTGCATGTACAGGACTTCGAGATCGATGCAGCCTTTGACCTTGGGCTGCTGCCTGCGAAAGGGCTTATTCACGACTTCGCCCTTGGCCTTGAAGGGTTCTTCACTCGCGCGTTTACTCGCGTCTCCAGCATCTCGCAGAAGATGGTCGAGCGCGCCTTCACCAAGGGAGTTCCCGTAGACCGTACCGTCCTTTTTCCTAACTGGGTCGATGTCGATGCCATCCATCCCCAGCCGCATGATGCGCCGAACAGCTTCCGCCGTGAGCTTGGCCTGGAAGACAAGATCATCGTTCTTTACTCCGGCAATATGGGAGCCAAGCAGGGACTGGAACTGCTCGCGCCGCTCGCTGAAACGTTCGAGAATACGCCATGCGTCCATTTCCTGTTCTGCGGCGATGGAGCCTTTCGTCCACAGCTTGAAACATTGGTTGCTCACCGACCTAATGTGACCCTGCTGCCGCTGCAACCCTTCAGCCGACTCAATGACCTGCTTAATGCTGCCGATATTCACTTACTGCCGCAGCGCGCCGGAGCGGCCGATCTGGTCATGCCCTCGAAGCTTACCGGAATGCTCTCCAGCGGTCGTCCCGTGATTGCCACTGCGGACGCTGGGACGCAGGTCGCTCACGTCGTCGAAGGCTCTGGCCTCGTCGTGCCTGCGGAAGACGCTCCTGCGCTTCACGCTGCGGTGCAGCGACTTATCGACGATGAGCCGCTACGTCAGCAGTTAGGTGCAGCGGCCCGTCGATATGCCGTCGAGCATTTAGGCAAGGAACAGGTGCTTCTGCAGTTTGAAAGCAATCTACAGAGCCTTGTTCCCAAGGCATAA
- a CDS encoding glycoside hydrolase family 2 TIM barrel-domain containing protein, giving the protein MTSFSKIVSSKWTGHRNALLSLVCCAIASPLLAQQPLKTLLVGVDHRTVTSLDGNWHYLVDQPPARALYAPDGKVNDKTYALNTHPNIDSGPHNAEYDFATAPTLKVPGDWNTQDPTLFRYEGVIWYQRDFGFEPKPNTRTFLHIGAANYKSFVWVNQKRICDHEGGFTPFDCEVTAALKPGNNFVVIAVDSTREVDGIPSVGIDWFNYGGLTRDVSLVTVPMQFIDDYDIHLKHGSTFSAADATTLTGYVHVVGATAGTPVTLRIPEAGVDTTLKTDADGRAPFEVKASKLELWSHETPKLYKVELASGSGDQQDKLTDDIGFRDIRVDGTRILLNGKAIFLQGVNEHAEAPYRTGRVCTDEDVKNIFGFLKDMNANFVRLAHYPHDERMEREADRDGIMIWSEIPLWQHISFDKPEVYAKATYMLNEMIRRDRDKASVILWSVSNETPNNPTRTQFLTNLANEARRLDPTRPITSAIIGPHAKGNEMVENDPLTNALDVVGQNEYVGWYEGRPEDADNIKWTLPQKPILISEFGAEAKQGNHGGKDQRWTEEQQVNVYEHQFVMINKIPQVRGLIPWILMDFRSPTRNIPKLQDGFNRKGLISEDGKKKQAFYLFQKTYKEHSVGKAE; this is encoded by the coding sequence ATGACTAGTTTCTCGAAGATCGTCTCAAGTAAGTGGACAGGCCACCGCAATGCATTGCTCAGTTTGGTATGTTGTGCCATCGCGTCGCCATTGTTAGCGCAGCAACCGCTGAAGACGCTGCTTGTCGGAGTAGACCACCGCACCGTCACGTCACTCGACGGCAACTGGCATTACCTCGTCGATCAGCCACCTGCGCGAGCGCTCTATGCCCCCGATGGCAAGGTCAACGACAAGACCTACGCCCTCAACACCCACCCCAATATCGACAGCGGCCCGCACAACGCGGAGTACGACTTCGCCACCGCGCCCACACTCAAAGTCCCCGGCGACTGGAACACCCAGGACCCCACCCTCTTTCGCTACGAGGGAGTCATCTGGTATCAGCGCGACTTCGGCTTCGAGCCCAAGCCCAACACGCGCACCTTCCTCCACATCGGCGCGGCAAACTATAAGTCCTTCGTCTGGGTCAACCAGAAGCGCATCTGCGACCACGAGGGCGGCTTTACTCCCTTCGACTGCGAAGTCACCGCCGCGCTGAAGCCCGGCAACAACTTCGTCGTCATCGCCGTGGACTCCACCCGCGAGGTCGATGGCATTCCCTCGGTCGGCATCGACTGGTTCAACTACGGCGGCCTCACCCGCGATGTCTCGCTAGTCACCGTTCCCATGCAGTTCATCGACGACTACGACATACACCTGAAGCACGGCAGCACCTTCTCCGCTGCCGATGCCACCACGCTTACGGGCTACGTCCACGTCGTTGGCGCAACCGCCGGAACTCCGGTCACCCTCCGCATCCCCGAGGCTGGCGTTGATACTACTCTCAAAACTGACGCCGATGGCCGCGCTCCCTTTGAGGTAAAAGCAAGCAAGCTCGAACTTTGGTCGCACGAGACGCCAAAGCTCTACAAAGTCGAACTCGCATCAGGCTCCGGGGATCAGCAGGACAAGCTCACGGATGACATCGGCTTCCGCGACATCCGCGTCGATGGCACCCGCATCCTGCTCAACGGCAAAGCCATCTTCCTCCAGGGCGTCAACGAGCACGCCGAGGCTCCCTACCGCACCGGTCGCGTCTGCACCGATGAGGACGTCAAAAACATCTTCGGCTTTCTCAAGGACATGAACGCGAACTTCGTCCGCCTCGCCCACTACCCGCACGACGAGCGTATGGAGCGCGAAGCCGACCGCGACGGCATCATGATCTGGTCGGAGATTCCGCTATGGCAGCACATCTCCTTCGACAAGCCCGAGGTCTACGCCAAGGCCACCTACATGCTCAACGAGATGATCCGCCGCGACCGCGACAAGGCCTCGGTCATTCTCTGGTCCGTCTCCAACGAGACGCCGAATAATCCCACTCGCACCCAGTTCCTCACCAACCTCGCCAATGAAGCCCGCAGGCTCGACCCAACGCGGCCCATTACCTCCGCGATCATCGGCCCGCACGCCAAAGGCAACGAGATGGTGGAGAACGATCCTCTGACCAACGCTCTCGACGTCGTCGGCCAGAACGAGTACGTCGGCTGGTACGAAGGCCGTCCCGAAGACGCCGACAACATCAAGTGGACGCTTCCTCAGAAGCCCATCCTGATCTCCGAGTTCGGCGCCGAAGCCAAGCAGGGCAACCATGGCGGCAAAGACCAGCGCTGGACCGAAGAGCAGCAGGTCAACGTCTACGAGCACCAGTTCGTCATGATTAATAAAATTCCACAGGTACGCGGTCTCATTCCCTGGATCCTGATGGACTTCCGCTCGCCCACCCGCAACATCCCCAAACTACAGGACGGCTTCAATCGCAAGGGCCTTATCTCCGAGGACGGCAAGAAGAAGCAGGCCTTCTACCTCTTCCAGAAGACCTACAAGGAGCATTCCGTGGGCAAGGCTGAATAG
- a CDS encoding glycosyl hydrolase family 28 protein, with protein MSRALLLTCALALTTTAFAAPKTFVANDYGAKGDGTTLDTAAIQKAIDAAAEVHGTITLKPGTYLTGSLFLKSGTTLDVPEGATIIGSEHLADYPELPTRIAGIEMTWPAALINVRDQSNVTITGKGTIDGDGPIWWKSYWDLRKTYEPRGLRWASDYDAKRPRLVLLQNSYNVHLGGGILLKRSGFWTVQVLYSHDITIDGVTIRNNEGGKGPSTDGIDIDSSRKVLVQHADIDVNDDALCLKSGRDSDGLRVNRPTEDIILRDSIIRHGAAAITIGSETSGGFHNIEAYNLTALSGVPSGVLFKSAHTRGGTATDIRIHDLHLQGVAIPIHMTMNWNPSYSYATLPPEVKNPPHYWIVLTTKVPEAQGLPHFSDVHIWNIKAVGAKEAFNVSAYPTAPLTNFRLDHLDIEAKTAGTIANAKNWTMTDNNIKTADGSKVQFTDTPIAPGKKDIPYGEPK; from the coding sequence ATGTCCCGCGCCCTCCTCCTCACCTGTGCCCTCGCACTCACCACCACCGCCTTCGCCGCACCCAAAACTTTTGTAGCCAACGACTACGGAGCTAAGGGCGACGGCACCACGCTCGATACCGCCGCCATCCAGAAGGCCATCGACGCAGCCGCCGAAGTCCACGGCACCATCACCCTCAAGCCGGGAACCTACCTCACCGGCTCGCTCTTCCTCAAGTCCGGCACCACACTCGACGTTCCCGAGGGCGCCACAATCATTGGCTCCGAGCATCTGGCGGACTACCCCGAGCTGCCCACCCGCATCGCGGGCATCGAGATGACCTGGCCCGCCGCACTCATCAACGTGCGTGACCAGTCAAACGTGACCATCACCGGCAAAGGCACCATCGACGGCGACGGCCCTATCTGGTGGAAGTCCTACTGGGACCTCCGCAAGACCTACGAGCCGCGCGGCCTCCGCTGGGCCTCCGACTACGACGCCAAACGCCCCCGGCTCGTTCTTCTGCAAAATTCCTATAACGTTCACCTCGGCGGCGGCATCCTGCTCAAGCGTTCCGGCTTCTGGACGGTCCAGGTTCTCTACTCCCACGACATCACCATCGACGGCGTCACCATCCGTAACAACGAAGGAGGCAAAGGCCCCTCCACCGACGGCATCGATATCGACTCCTCGCGCAAAGTTCTCGTTCAACACGCCGATATCGACGTCAACGACGACGCCCTCTGCCTCAAATCCGGCCGCGACTCGGACGGCCTCCGCGTCAACCGGCCCACCGAAGACATCATCCTCCGCGACTCCATCATCCGCCACGGAGCTGCCGCCATCACCATCGGCAGCGAGACCTCCGGCGGCTTCCACAACATCGAGGCCTACAACCTCACGGCGCTCAGCGGAGTACCCTCGGGCGTCCTCTTCAAATCCGCTCACACTCGCGGAGGCACCGCCACCGACATCCGCATCCACGACCTCCATCTCCAGGGCGTAGCCATCCCCATCCACATGACCATGAACTGGAATCCCAGCTATAGCTATGCCACGCTGCCGCCCGAGGTCAAAAATCCGCCTCACTACTGGATAGTCCTCACCACCAAAGTTCCAGAGGCACAGGGCCTGCCCCACTTCAGCGACGTCCACATCTGGAACATCAAAGCCGTGGGAGCAAAGGAAGCCTTCAACGTAAGCGCCTACCCCACCGCGCCGCTGACGAACTTCCGTCTCGATCATCTCGACATCGAGGCCAAAACGGCAGGCACGATCGCCAACGCCAAAAACTGGACCATGACGGACAACAACATCAAGACAGCCGACGGCAGCAAAGTACAGTTCACCGACACCCCGATAGCCCCCGGCAAAAAAGACATCCCCTACGGCGAACCAAAATAA
- a CDS encoding glycosyl hydrolase: MPASPRKSSRRGHSLTTLSLLATALIYAQSNALTAQTSIQTLHQNFQNSPTSTRPMVRWWWFGLAVQKPEILRELQQMKADGIGGAELAFEYPQVLDDPAKGLKNLPFLSPEFLDDVNYAQSEGRKLGLRIDVTLGSGWPYGGPATTLAEAAGRLRIVEVAIPASATSVAAPKLAEGETVISLSLVNGEPKHWDAATAKTISADEFSHIAPSATRRTALFFIASHTRQVVKRAAVGAEGWVLDPFSHQAVANHLKSVGEPLLKSFGPTPPYAIFSDSLEAYGADWTPNLPAEFKKRRGYDLLPHLPELIAGGTPEAEKVRHDWGKTLTELVDENYLTQINNWAIAHHTKFRSQTYGNPAVSFSSQRLAALPEGEGPQWRAFSTLRWATSANHVFGNNVSSGETFTWLHSPVFRATPLDMKAEADIDFLSGENQIICHGWPYSAPQVGEPGWSLYAAAVFNDHNPWHPVMPDVTRYIGGISYLLRQGNPANQVAILLPTDDVWAAFAPGKDSITAAMNQIITPQLMSTILSAGYNIDYIDADAINSVGLGTHKILVLPPTDRIPANTLRKIEQFVAAGGKVIAIGRAPSISPEGKALPEITNLSHQLFTAAKGSVVPDDSALAAALHNAATPDFTLTSGNDEVGFIRRKLPTSDIYFVANTSNHPIDTTATFATAHKFGEQWNPTSGEASSSPSANVELQLAPYESRIFIFSSVNPKAPALRPAPSTQLADLSNNWQVRFVATGKTKSEATLTDWIASDDTRHYSGEAVYTRDFNLTSAPTSPTYLQVDGGTPVTPPSRIDDNRPVPMHNGMPDPRVTRTGPGMRAWFEPPIREAAIVLINGKRAGSLWHPPYRLNVSPFLKSGQNRIEIHVYNTALNAWSALPPHDYKPLISKYGDRFQMQDLNKVVPTSSGILGTIKLVTSESSKSQEQQ; this comes from the coding sequence ATGCCAGCTTCACCACGCAAATCTTCACGTCGAGGGCATTCCCTCACCACGCTTTCCTTGCTGGCGACAGCGCTGATCTACGCTCAATCGAACGCCTTAACTGCACAGACATCCATCCAAACCCTCCATCAGAACTTTCAGAATTCGCCCACCAGCACAAGACCTATGGTGCGCTGGTGGTGGTTCGGTCTCGCCGTGCAGAAACCGGAAATCCTGCGCGAGCTTCAGCAGATGAAGGCCGATGGCATCGGCGGAGCCGAACTAGCCTTCGAGTATCCGCAAGTTCTTGACGACCCCGCCAAAGGCCTAAAGAACCTCCCCTTCCTCTCCCCCGAATTCCTCGACGACGTGAACTACGCCCAATCTGAGGGACGCAAGCTCGGCCTGCGCATCGACGTCACTCTGGGCAGCGGCTGGCCCTACGGCGGTCCCGCCACTACATTGGCCGAAGCCGCCGGACGCCTCCGCATCGTTGAAGTTGCCATCCCCGCCAGCGCAACCTCCGTCGCCGCACCCAAACTAGCCGAGGGCGAAACGGTAATCTCCCTCTCGCTCGTCAACGGAGAGCCCAAACACTGGGACGCCGCCACCGCCAAAACTATCAGCGCTGACGAATTCAGCCACATAGCTCCATCAGCCACCCGCCGCACCGCTCTCTTCTTCATCGCCTCGCACACCCGTCAAGTCGTCAAACGCGCAGCCGTCGGAGCCGAAGGCTGGGTGCTCGATCCCTTCAGCCATCAGGCCGTAGCCAATCACCTCAAATCCGTAGGCGAACCTCTGCTCAAGTCCTTCGGCCCCACGCCTCCCTACGCCATCTTCTCCGACTCGCTCGAAGCCTATGGAGCCGACTGGACCCCTAACCTGCCCGCCGAATTCAAAAAGCGCCGCGGCTACGACCTGCTCCCGCATCTGCCGGAACTGATAGCCGGTGGCACCCCCGAAGCCGAAAAAGTCCGCCACGACTGGGGCAAGACCCTCACCGAACTCGTCGACGAAAACTACCTCACCCAGATCAACAACTGGGCCATCGCCCATCACACCAAATTCCGCTCGCAAACCTACGGTAATCCCGCCGTCTCCTTCTCAAGCCAACGCCTCGCCGCGTTGCCCGAAGGAGAAGGCCCACAGTGGCGCGCCTTCTCCACCCTGCGCTGGGCCACCTCTGCCAACCACGTCTTCGGCAACAATGTCAGCTCAGGCGAAACCTTCACCTGGCTCCACTCTCCCGTCTTCCGCGCTACGCCACTCGACATGAAGGCCGAAGCCGACATCGACTTCCTCAGCGGCGAAAATCAGATCATCTGCCACGGCTGGCCCTACTCCGCCCCGCAAGTCGGCGAGCCCGGCTGGTCGCTCTACGCCGCCGCCGTCTTCAACGACCACAACCCCTGGCACCCGGTCATGCCCGACGTCACCCGCTATATCGGCGGCATCAGCTATCTTCTCCGTCAGGGAAATCCAGCCAACCAGGTCGCCATCCTGCTCCCCACCGACGACGTCTGGGCAGCATTCGCCCCCGGCAAGGACAGCATCACCGCCGCGATGAACCAGATCATCACGCCTCAACTGATGTCCACCATCCTCTCCGCTGGCTACAACATCGACTACATCGACGCCGATGCCATCAACTCCGTCGGCCTCGGCACCCACAAGATCCTCGTCCTGCCCCCCACCGACCGCATCCCGGCAAACACCCTCCGCAAGATCGAGCAGTTCGTAGCAGCGGGAGGCAAAGTCATCGCCATCGGCCGCGCTCCCTCCATCTCGCCCGAAGGCAAAGCCCTGCCCGAGATCACCAACCTCTCACACCAGCTCTTCACCGCCGCCAAAGGCAGCGTCGTCCCCGACGACTCCGCCCTCGCCGCCGCCCTCCACAACGCTGCTACCCCCGACTTCACACTCACCTCCGGCAATGATGAGGTTGGCTTCATCCGCCGCAAGCTTCCAACGTCCGACATCTACTTCGTAGCCAACACCAGCAACCACCCCATCGACACCACCGCCACCTTTGCCACCGCGCACAAGTTCGGCGAGCAGTGGAACCCGACTAGCGGCGAAGCCTCCAGCTCCCCCTCCGCCAACGTCGAACTCCAACTCGCTCCCTACGAGTCCCGCATCTTCATCTTCAGCAGCGTCAACCCCAAAGCTCCGGCCCTCCGTCCGGCTCCCTCCACCCAACTAGCCGACCTCAGCAACAACTGGCAGGTTCGCTTCGTGGCAACCGGCAAAACCAAATCCGAAGCTACTCTCACCGACTGGATCGCCAGCGACGACACCCGCCACTACTCCGGCGAGGCCGTCTATACCCGTGACTTCAATCTCACCTCCGCACCCACTTCTCCCACCTACCTTCAGGTCGACGGCGGCACGCCCGTTACCCCTCCGTCACGCATCGACGACAATCGCCCCGTCCCCATGCACAATGGCATGCCCGACCCACGCGTTACCCGCACCGGCCCCGGCATGCGCGCCTGGTTCGAGCCACCCATCCGCGAAGCCGCCATAGTCCTCATCAATGGCAAGCGCGCAGGGTCGCTCTGGCATCCGCCCTACCGGCTCAACGTCTCGCCCTTCCTCAAGTCCGGCCAAAACCGCATCGAGATTCACGTCTATAACACCGCGCTCAACGCTTGGTCGGCCCTTCCGCCTCACGACTACAAACCCCTCATTTCCAAATACGGCGACCGTTTCCAAATGCAGGACCTCAACAAGGTGGTGCCCACCTCCTCCGGCATCCTCGGCACCATCAAACTTGTAACCTCTGAATCCTCGAAATCCCAGGAGCAGCAATAG